One Nitrospirae bacterium CG2_30_53_67 genomic window, CAGGGGGCGGATGATGCCCGGCGCCCTCCGGATCGGCATCCCGGACAGTCCCCTGGTCCCGGCCCCTCTGAGCAGGCGCATAAGCAAGGTCTCGGCCTGGTCATCGGCATGATGCCCCAGGGCGATCCTTCTGGCATCATGTGCTCCGGCCGTCCTCCTGAAAAAATCATAGCGGATCTCTCTGGCGGCGGCCTGTGGTGAAAGTCCTCTATCGAGGATCAAGGCCGGCAGATCCACGGACTCGTAAATGAGAACCAATCCGTAACGGGCGGCCTCCTGTTCACAGAAACCTTGATCCTCCTCGGACTCCTTGCCGCGCATGCCGTAATTCATGTGTGCAGGGATCAGCGTCAAATCATACGCATCCCTCAGAGACCAAAGCACGTTCAGAAGGGCCATGGAGTCAGGGCCTCCGGACAGCCCCACCACGATCCGGTCCCCTTTTTCGAGGAGGGAATAACGCCGGATCGTTTTTTTTACTTTTTCAATAAGGTTCATCTAATCAATACCTGTCACTTTTAAAATACGGTCCTTCTTCC contains:
- a CDS encoding tRNA lysidine(34) synthetase TilS, which encodes MNLIEKVKKTIRRYSLLEKGDRIVVGLSGGPDSMALLNVLWSLRDAYDLTLIPAHMNYGMRGKESEEDQGFCEQEAARYGLVLIYESVDLPALILDRGLSPQAAAREIRYDFFRRTAGAHDARRIALGHHADDQAETLLMRLLRGAGTRGLSGMPIRRAPGIIRPLLHVTREEILSYLASIRIPYREDSSNQKGIYLRNRIRRELIPLLVERYNPNLVEDLQRTAEILGEEEAFMQEEAEKRFSPMTIPGGVALDLSDLKGLSHAMVRRMVRMAMVQAGESSEITFRHVDSVLKL